In Fluviispira sanaruensis, a genomic segment contains:
- a CDS encoding flagellar hook-length control protein FliK, with product MLSGLARKDLFSPDQSPPQIAPVEGSVAKKAKMESPSVEKDTPTFKKILDKSYDNNTKPEVNEKNEKEVQASPQKQSSMKQEEGKEKKEDDIIPSFSFLPNFFFSSMQKDENFQVIALKNESGQNTSKIINELFQKPAMSLLYQNQSIFEQSEETIIPFQSPNFNKQDNILPIMKSENFYSEEQTTQVLTGDKNNTDKNKFITVALNTSEETNFVINNTHNIDDLKNAVKDYFPNTKVEVLQSKAKDENTLDEKNPNILPTPQLEKNNSTNNSSNKVDIKIENQEKIPSIKANELQTKNFIISDQPESFLIRNTFQEQENIIITKPVNKMDGQSEKPLEKNNFLNSFINLFDNKLNNKSSDFQLLKNEVTIPLPTILTNSPKPENSKYDIEEFITLQSSPEEIKAPLKKEDANSKIDPLLMKLEEKANNTIANEKDLKTDTKVGKSEIELKVTPKKEDNLMLKDNKDLPIENGKIEAPKESNFKRNESSMQMSNFENSFKKEEKFNDEKKSFDDKPLVIEKTISAQEKTPIVVSDKGKADFSLPIVSASTRKAIDLSTQLQARGGGTAKVSIQDDKLGQIELNIQMKKDSSVSLEIKTSSKELKTFIENGTDSLKKSLEVQNITLTDVKVSTTEKSSQSNLNSGGHFNSNDNFKQNSDNNQSSQNNNQNFANTFSNQNNQKFFQNQENDLIINPYQTANSNNLSDKFKKVEKNSLTNIQRGANGSIKVLA from the coding sequence ATGCTTTCAGGACTTGCGCGTAAAGATCTCTTTTCACCAGATCAAAGCCCGCCCCAAATAGCCCCTGTCGAAGGCTCGGTTGCAAAAAAAGCAAAAATGGAGAGTCCGAGCGTGGAGAAAGATACTCCTACATTTAAAAAAATTTTAGATAAATCTTACGATAACAATACAAAACCAGAGGTAAATGAGAAAAATGAAAAGGAAGTACAAGCATCTCCACAAAAACAAAGTTCAATGAAACAGGAAGAGGGAAAAGAGAAAAAAGAAGACGATATTATTCCAAGCTTTTCTTTTTTACCAAATTTTTTCTTTTCATCTATGCAAAAAGACGAAAACTTTCAAGTCATCGCACTTAAAAATGAAAGCGGGCAAAATACCTCTAAGATAATAAATGAATTATTTCAAAAACCAGCAATGAGTCTTTTATATCAAAATCAATCCATTTTTGAGCAAAGTGAAGAAACAATAATTCCATTTCAATCTCCGAATTTTAACAAACAAGACAATATTTTACCCATTATGAAAAGCGAAAATTTTTACTCAGAAGAACAGACAACTCAGGTTTTAACTGGAGATAAAAATAATACAGACAAAAATAAATTTATTACAGTTGCTTTAAACACATCGGAAGAGACTAATTTTGTTATCAATAACACCCATAATATAGATGACCTCAAAAATGCTGTAAAAGATTATTTTCCAAATACAAAAGTAGAAGTCTTACAAAGCAAAGCAAAAGATGAAAACACCTTGGATGAAAAAAATCCAAATATTTTACCGACACCACAACTAGAAAAGAATAACTCAACAAATAATTCAAGTAATAAAGTCGATATTAAAATTGAGAACCAAGAAAAAATACCTAGTATTAAAGCAAATGAACTTCAGACAAAAAACTTTATTATATCCGATCAACCTGAAAGCTTCCTTATTAGAAATACTTTTCAAGAACAAGAAAATATTATTATTACCAAACCAGTAAATAAAATGGATGGACAATCTGAAAAACCGCTAGAAAAAAATAATTTTCTTAATTCTTTTATAAATTTATTTGACAATAAATTAAACAATAAATCTAGTGATTTTCAACTTTTAAAAAATGAAGTTACAATTCCTCTTCCCACAATTTTAACGAACAGCCCTAAACCAGAAAATAGTAAATATGACATTGAAGAATTCATCACTCTACAATCTTCTCCAGAAGAGATAAAAGCACCGTTAAAAAAAGAGGATGCAAATAGTAAAATTGATCCATTGCTCATGAAACTCGAAGAAAAAGCTAACAATACAATTGCCAATGAGAAAGATTTAAAAACCGATACCAAAGTTGGAAAATCCGAAATCGAACTTAAAGTGACTCCTAAAAAAGAAGATAATTTAATGCTAAAAGATAATAAAGACTTACCAATTGAGAACGGTAAGATTGAAGCCCCAAAAGAAAGCAATTTTAAACGAAATGAATCTTCCATGCAAATGTCAAACTTTGAAAATTCATTTAAAAAAGAAGAAAAATTTAATGATGAAAAAAAGAGTTTTGACGATAAACCCCTAGTCATAGAAAAAACAATCTCAGCTCAAGAAAAAACCCCTATCGTTGTTTCAGACAAAGGCAAAGCAGACTTTTCATTGCCAATTGTGAGTGCATCAACGCGAAAAGCCATCGATCTATCAACTCAACTCCAAGCGCGTGGAGGTGGCACGGCCAAAGTGAGTATACAAGATGATAAATTAGGCCAAATTGAATTGAATATACAAATGAAGAAAGATAGCAGCGTAAGTTTAGAAATTAAAACTTCAAGTAAGGAACTAAAAACATTTATAGAAAATGGCACAGATTCACTTAAGAAATCATTGGAAGTACAAAATATAACTCTCACAGATGTAAAAGTTTCCACAACTGAAAAATCTTCTCAGAGCAATCTCAACTCTGGTGGACATTTTAACTCAAATGATAACTTTAAACAAAATTCAGACAATAATCAAAGTAGTCAAAATAATAATCAAAATTTTGCAAATACATTTTCCAATCAAAACAATCAAAAATTCTTTCAAAATCAAGAAAATGACTTGATAATCAATCCATATCAAACTGCAAATAGTAACAATTTAAGTGATAAATTTAAAAAAGTGGAAAAAAATTCATTAACAAATATTCAACGTGGTGCAAATGGATCTATTAAAGTTTTAGCTTAA
- a CDS encoding flagellar hook assembly protein FlgD, with product MFIGDVKGPVKVPDRAAEPPKDSNLKVEKGDDSPNFERMISESNFEKQAELEKEKAAAGGDFKLGENKTDRDFRQQLEKVTGKKQDKAKNKLERDDYLNLLVTQLKYQDPSKPMEHFEMASQMAQFNTVEQLMGVNKVLTEMKKMQNDNKAEKLAQYLGKDIELQGDKIKLSGDGKISSAKFEIETPAGNTVVEIRDEQGKLVRSIPMGPKQAGAHKITWDGLNDKGVPQQSGNYTFNVLASTDEGKHLSTKLSYVAHVEGITDILTGGKLDTNLGSADPTKIVAIRNPEEVPKIAKPMNPYAQRPSKDPALLNNENPLNKNNLQNITQNAQINPAQMEEQMMPPQMQNALNQPQAMPEQTRMMPPQMQNALNQPQAMPEQPRMMPPQVPQKIANLSPPPNGEPQRLMPRQSPKPIDNSGPKEVFASQNSPAPRPAPQNKSGEIPPQISPQRYGGPPPVAGINGRSI from the coding sequence ATGTTTATTGGAGATGTAAAAGGCCCGGTTAAAGTTCCAGACAGAGCAGCAGAACCCCCTAAGGATAGCAATTTAAAAGTTGAAAAAGGGGATGACTCTCCAAATTTTGAAAGAATGATTTCTGAGTCAAATTTTGAAAAACAAGCTGAACTTGAAAAAGAAAAAGCTGCTGCAGGCGGAGATTTTAAATTAGGTGAAAATAAAACGGACCGAGATTTCAGGCAACAACTTGAAAAAGTAACAGGGAAAAAGCAAGACAAAGCAAAAAATAAACTTGAAAGAGATGATTATTTAAATTTACTCGTGACCCAACTTAAATACCAAGACCCAAGTAAACCAATGGAACATTTTGAGATGGCTTCACAAATGGCACAATTTAATACAGTTGAACAACTTATGGGAGTTAATAAAGTATTAACTGAAATGAAAAAAATGCAGAATGACAATAAAGCTGAAAAACTCGCTCAATATTTAGGCAAAGATATTGAATTGCAAGGTGACAAAATTAAACTCTCGGGTGATGGAAAAATATCATCTGCTAAATTTGAAATAGAAACTCCTGCAGGAAATACAGTCGTCGAAATTAGAGATGAACAAGGAAAACTTGTGAGAAGCATTCCAATGGGACCTAAGCAAGCTGGAGCTCATAAAATAACTTGGGATGGCTTAAATGATAAAGGGGTTCCACAACAATCAGGAAATTATACATTTAATGTTCTAGCATCTACCGATGAAGGGAAACATTTATCAACAAAACTTTCGTATGTGGCCCATGTAGAAGGAATTACCGATATATTAACAGGCGGTAAATTGGATACTAATTTAGGCTCAGCCGATCCAACAAAAATTGTCGCAATTCGCAATCCTGAAGAAGTTCCCAAGATTGCAAAACCCATGAATCCTTATGCGCAGCGCCCGAGTAAAGATCCCGCGCTCCTTAACAATGAAAATCCATTAAATAAAAATAATCTGCAAAATATTACACAAAATGCACAAATAAATCCTGCACAAATGGAAGAACAAATGATGCCTCCACAAATGCAAAACGCACTCAATCAACCACAGGCTATGCCAGAGCAAACTCGCATGATGCCTCCACAGATGCAAAACGCACTCAATCAACCACAGGCTATGCCGGAGCAACCTCGCATGATGCCTCCTCAAGTTCCACAAAAAATTGCGAATTTAAGCCCACCTCCCAATGGTGAGCCACAACGTCTTATGCCACGTCAATCGCCGAAACCCATTGACAATTCAGGACCAAAAGAGGTTTTTGCCTCACAAAATAGTCCTGCGCCACGCCCCGCTCCTCAGAATAAAAGTGGTGAAATACCTCCACAAATTTCCCCACAACGCTATGGGGGTCCTCCGCCTGTGGCTGGAATCAATGGCAGATCGATTTGA
- a CDS encoding flagellar hook protein FlgE, whose product MPINYALFSAVSGLGSNADGMSVVANNIANANTKSFKTDRAEFEDMFAVTLNERSQLGRGSRLRNITTLFNQGALTNTGQITDLSVQGEGFFIVKNEMAEVKESNGMFFTRQGSFRFDRDGKLTDPTGSRVQGFMPDPDSNNRLSVKMTDLQIISNVLPPRATSIVNVVANLDVREKPPLDEFDLSRPLDTSNFASAVTIFDNFGYGRQAVIYYVKSPEQDKNAWDWYATVDGQEVSVDPPRNQRGKVLPAVIAKGRVEFDEDGKPILPFLTKAGLPVGIDIVSRTDAFEVQFVNGARPQKLQFNFGPTIEEDLVLGAQGSTSIAARSGISFHSQDGYEAGYLKTIKIDLDGMIRGTYTNGLERRLGAMALATFPNNHGLQKVGRNNWITTPKAGEARIGLPQTASRGSIYSASLEESNVDLAQQFVDMILTQRGFQANSKAITTTDTMLEEIINLKR is encoded by the coding sequence ATGCCAATAAATTATGCCTTATTTAGTGCGGTTTCTGGTTTAGGTTCCAATGCAGATGGGATGTCAGTTGTTGCCAACAACATCGCCAACGCGAATACAAAATCTTTTAAAACAGATAGAGCTGAATTTGAAGACATGTTCGCTGTGACGCTCAATGAAAGATCGCAATTGGGACGTGGTTCTCGGTTGAGAAATATCACAACGCTATTTAATCAAGGTGCTTTGACTAACACTGGGCAAATCACTGACTTGAGCGTTCAAGGCGAAGGATTTTTTATCGTTAAAAATGAAATGGCTGAAGTGAAGGAATCGAACGGGATGTTTTTCACCCGTCAGGGCAGCTTCCGCTTTGACCGCGATGGCAAGCTGACAGATCCTACGGGCAGCCGAGTGCAAGGTTTTATGCCCGATCCTGACAGCAACAATCGCTTATCTGTCAAAATGACAGATCTACAAATCATCAGCAATGTACTCCCCCCTAGAGCTACTTCCATAGTGAATGTCGTGGCAAACTTAGATGTGCGTGAAAAGCCACCTCTTGATGAATTTGATCTCTCACGCCCATTGGATACATCTAACTTTGCAAGTGCTGTAACAATATTTGATAACTTTGGCTATGGGCGCCAAGCAGTAATATATTATGTAAAATCTCCTGAACAAGATAAGAATGCCTGGGATTGGTATGCCACTGTCGATGGCCAAGAAGTTTCAGTCGATCCTCCGCGCAATCAAAGAGGAAAAGTTTTACCTGCTGTTATAGCGAAAGGCAGAGTTGAATTTGATGAAGATGGCAAACCGATATTACCCTTTTTAACAAAGGCCGGCCTTCCTGTCGGTATCGACATAGTGAGCCGCACGGATGCATTTGAGGTACAATTCGTCAACGGCGCGCGTCCACAAAAACTCCAGTTTAACTTTGGACCAACGATTGAAGAAGACTTAGTCTTAGGAGCACAAGGTTCTACAAGTATTGCCGCGCGTTCAGGTATTTCTTTTCACTCTCAAGATGGTTATGAAGCAGGATATTTAAAGACAATTAAAATTGACCTTGATGGGATGATTCGAGGGACTTATACGAATGGGCTTGAAAGAAGACTTGGAGCCATGGCCTTAGCCACCTTTCCAAACAATCATGGGCTGCAAAAAGTTGGGAGAAACAACTGGATAACGACCCCTAAGGCTGGAGAAGCCCGCATAGGTTTGCCACAAACTGCCTCAAGAGGAAGCATTTATTCCGCGAGCTTAGAGGAATCAAACGTGGATTTGGCTCAACAATTTGTGGATATGATTTTAACCCAACGTGGCTTCCAAGCAAACTCAAAGGCCATCACCACCACCGACACAATGCTCGAAGAAATAATCAATCTTAAAAGATAA
- a CDS encoding fatty acid desaturase family protein: MKINEKNMYSRSACSHIVIGIFIVFFHLFLIFLPIYLFDSLNINIIIKSLLAIIIIFFIGTRMRALGNIIHECSHYTFVPSRKHNINIGKIICFLDISDFNTYKKDHFSHHRYLGDPERDEDFKERKKIGIFKDDRLHFFRILLIILSCKNWFLLIKTNKYLKSIICFKNKKSIYYLIFLLLLGIVIGFSNLFMFIILPYLSSYQMMKLLSDYLDHGAIYFKESTEERTRNHIFSIGILNWIFFPRADCFHLVHHLYPTIPTNQLAKKHHEIMRKNANYKLRRHNIF; the protein is encoded by the coding sequence ATGAAAATAAATGAAAAAAATATGTATTCTCGTTCCGCTTGCTCTCATATTGTTATTGGAATTTTTATCGTTTTTTTTCATTTATTTTTAATTTTTTTACCTATTTATTTATTTGACTCTTTAAATATAAATATAATTATTAAATCATTATTGGCTATAATAATCATTTTTTTCATTGGCACTCGCATGCGAGCACTTGGCAATATTATACATGAATGCTCACACTATACTTTTGTACCATCAAGAAAACATAACATTAATATCGGAAAAATAATTTGTTTTTTAGACATCTCTGATTTCAATACCTATAAAAAAGACCATTTTTCTCATCATCGTTATTTAGGAGATCCTGAACGTGATGAAGATTTTAAAGAAAGAAAAAAAATTGGTATATTTAAAGATGATAGACTGCATTTTTTTAGGATTTTATTAATAATCCTATCCTGCAAAAATTGGTTTTTATTAATCAAAACAAATAAATACTTAAAGAGCATTATTTGTTTTAAGAATAAAAAATCTATTTATTATTTAATATTTTTATTATTGCTTGGCATTGTAATTGGATTTTCAAATTTATTTATGTTTATTATTCTTCCTTATCTTTCCAGTTATCAAATGATGAAACTATTATCAGATTATCTTGATCATGGAGCGATTTATTTTAAAGAATCCACAGAGGAAAGAACGCGCAACCATATTTTTTCCATAGGAATACTCAATTGGATTTTTTTTCCCCGAGCAGACTGTTTTCACTTAGTTCATCATTTGTATCCCACGATTCCTACCAATCAATTAGCAAAAAAACACCATGAAATTATGCGAAAAAATGCAAATTATAAATTGAGAAGACATAATATATTCTAA
- a CDS encoding lysophospholipid acyltransferase family protein, with amino-acid sequence MNKIKIIFLILLNVMLSPIYLILFIFCFLLTVLPIFPTRIAKQNLAERLGVKGLQANYYISLIFLNYIYYFVEAFIFHTLNLNVCVFADDDQLSEVKSLITKKHTLSQEKGCVFILPHMANVEMYALPVIELYQATLKTKIYALAQPTKSQLTNKILEWYRKRPGFDMIWTDNKLFTKMENAINKEKASVCMLTDQKAKKGGVFIRFFGKYAAFPTSGLRMCLNQNMPVIYASAKRIFPGFLTLKLKIGQNNHLKSKAVSNKIHNTTELNSAEIFNFSELKEREIETALELSYFVAWVEKEIRTNPSQWCWDYNKWSRDPSN; translated from the coding sequence ATGAATAAAATAAAGATTATTTTCCTTATATTACTTAATGTTATGTTAAGTCCAATTTATCTTATTCTGTTCATTTTTTGTTTTTTGTTAACCGTATTGCCTATTTTTCCAACTCGGATCGCAAAGCAAAACCTTGCGGAGCGTTTAGGCGTCAAAGGGTTACAGGCAAACTACTATATATCATTAATATTCTTGAATTATATTTATTATTTTGTTGAAGCATTTATCTTTCATACCTTAAACTTAAACGTCTGTGTCTTTGCTGACGACGATCAATTAAGCGAAGTAAAATCATTAATCACAAAAAAACATACACTGAGCCAAGAAAAAGGCTGTGTATTTATTTTACCACATATGGCCAATGTTGAAATGTATGCTTTGCCAGTAATAGAGCTCTATCAAGCAACATTAAAAACAAAAATATATGCACTTGCTCAACCAACTAAATCACAACTGACAAATAAAATATTGGAATGGTACAGAAAAAGACCAGGTTTTGACATGATTTGGACAGACAATAAACTTTTTACAAAAATGGAAAATGCAATTAATAAAGAAAAAGCATCTGTTTGTATGCTCACCGATCAAAAGGCAAAAAAGGGGGGGGTCTTTATTCGTTTTTTTGGAAAATATGCGGCCTTTCCGACTTCAGGATTACGGATGTGTTTAAATCAAAATATGCCGGTAATCTATGCATCTGCTAAAAGAATATTCCCAGGATTTCTCACACTCAAATTAAAAATTGGACAAAACAATCACTTAAAAAGCAAAGCTGTGTCCAATAAAATACATAATACAACTGAGTTGAATTCGGCAGAAATATTTAATTTCTCAGAATTAAAAGAGCGAGAAATAGAAACAGCGCTTGAATTATCTTATTTTGTCGCTTGGGTTGAAAAAGAAATCCGGACCAATCCAAGTCAATGGTGTTGGGATTACAATAAATGGTCGCGAGATCCAAGCAATTAA
- the deoC gene encoding deoxyribose-phosphate aldolase, with the protein MIKYSHAEIEKDYKARENFLATNNRKYLAELIDSTLLKADLLKSQIEVLCHEAIEHRFKSICIPQTYLSFAKDIFLNSITKSEQTKICTVISFPLGYTTTEAKVKEIEIALQKGADEIDFVQNITFVKNGDFISLEHEFLALAKAAQNKVTKVILETALLTSDEIFKCTFLAAKCGIHIIKTSTGFSHRGVSTEDIRIIKNALETHQKETGIILGIKASGGVRSLKEAYELVNLGATRLGTSGGVVILQDKTNVNNY; encoded by the coding sequence ATGATAAAATACAGTCATGCTGAGATCGAAAAGGATTATAAAGCACGCGAAAACTTTCTAGCCACCAACAATCGTAAATACTTAGCAGAACTGATCGATTCCACACTTTTAAAAGCCGATCTTTTAAAATCTCAGATTGAAGTTCTCTGTCACGAAGCAATTGAGCATCGATTTAAAAGTATTTGCATTCCTCAAACTTATCTTAGTTTTGCAAAAGATATTTTCCTAAACTCAATCACAAAAAGTGAACAAACAAAAATCTGCACCGTTATTTCTTTTCCTTTAGGATATACAACAACTGAAGCAAAAGTTAAAGAAATAGAAATTGCCCTTCAAAAAGGTGCAGATGAAATTGATTTTGTCCAAAACATCACTTTTGTAAAAAATGGTGATTTTATTTCGCTAGAACATGAATTTCTTGCTCTAGCCAAAGCAGCACAAAATAAAGTAACGAAAGTTATTTTAGAAACGGCTTTATTAACCAGCGATGAAATATTTAAATGTACTTTTTTAGCTGCAAAATGCGGGATTCACATTATTAAAACATCGACAGGTTTTTCACATAGAGGGGTATCAACAGAAGATATAAGAATTATTAAAAATGCATTAGAAACTCACCAAAAAGAAACAGGAATTATTCTTGGAATCAAAGCAAGTGGGGGAGTTCGCTCTTTAAAAGAAGCTTACGAACTTGTGAATTTAGGTGCAACCCGACTTGGTACCAGCGGAGGAGTTGTTATCCTCCAAGATAAAACAAATGTAAATAATTATTAA
- a CDS encoding vitamin K epoxide reductase family protein — translation MENINKNQGDSHFLKKISLVSILISIVGFAVSLYALIIHLELILNSSSTSVCDINAKLSCSAVIGSSYGEFAAIPLGAFGMTYFSILFSAAIMPRIANINHKWLASVELALGLVGLFTSIVLAYISYKVIQITCPTCTVIHITTAAYTLVKIKQYLNLKNETKRSQPDALTRFLAVSLCFGLPPLAAGLIGNIMAEHFKKPAVEASANTEKKPEQSNIPTVEANNATKALMTFNKTNFVGNGEDYRRGSDSAKVIVQMFSDYGCPHCRIATEAIMKAQDIVGLNKVLYVYRFFPLSNKCNPFMQSEGPYEYSCTLTEATRCAGQQGKFWEFKSWGFSAQFWSDAQRSESFSMKGLKKEADVLGINSDQFTQCIQSHVELQKIKDDAQIANQLNIKGTPLIFINGVEYTGDHTFLAFSEAFNRSL, via the coding sequence ATGGAAAATATCAATAAAAATCAAGGTGATTCACATTTTTTAAAAAAAATTAGTCTTGTTTCTATTTTAATCAGCATTGTTGGTTTTGCAGTCTCTCTCTATGCACTCATAATCCATTTAGAGCTTATTCTAAACTCTTCAAGCACTTCTGTGTGCGATATCAATGCAAAACTAAGTTGTTCCGCAGTCATTGGTAGCTCTTATGGAGAGTTTGCCGCTATTCCTTTAGGGGCATTTGGGATGACATATTTCTCCATCCTATTTTCAGCTGCAATCATGCCAAGAATTGCGAATATTAATCACAAATGGCTTGCCTCAGTTGAACTTGCTTTAGGCTTAGTTGGTCTATTCACTTCAATAGTTTTGGCATATATTTCTTATAAAGTTATTCAAATAACTTGTCCTACTTGCACAGTTATTCACATTACGACTGCTGCATATACTCTTGTTAAAATCAAACAATATTTAAATTTAAAAAATGAAACAAAAAGATCACAGCCCGATGCTCTCACACGTTTTCTAGCTGTTTCGTTATGCTTTGGTTTACCACCATTAGCAGCAGGTTTAATCGGTAACATTATGGCCGAACATTTTAAAAAACCAGCTGTAGAAGCTTCTGCAAATACTGAAAAAAAGCCAGAACAAAGTAACATTCCAACTGTAGAAGCCAATAATGCTACCAAAGCCCTAATGACATTTAATAAAACAAACTTTGTCGGAAATGGTGAAGATTATCGCAGAGGAAGTGATTCAGCCAAAGTTATTGTCCAAATGTTTTCTGATTATGGATGTCCGCATTGCCGTATAGCAACAGAAGCTATAATGAAAGCGCAAGACATTGTGGGTTTAAATAAGGTGTTATATGTTTACCGTTTTTTTCCATTGAGCAATAAATGCAACCCTTTTATGCAATCAGAAGGTCCTTATGAGTATTCTTGCACACTCACTGAAGCCACTCGTTGTGCAGGTCAGCAAGGTAAATTCTGGGAGTTTAAATCATGGGGATTTTCAGCTCAATTTTGGTCTGATGCGCAGAGAAGCGAAAGTTTTTCTATGAAAGGATTAAAGAAAGAAGCAGATGTGCTAGGAATAAATTCCGATCAATTTACTCAATGTATACAAAGTCACGTTGAGTTACAAAAGATTAAAGATGATGCTCAAATTGCCAATCAATTAAATATTAAAGGTACACCACTTATTTTTATTAATGGGGTTGAATATACAGGGGATCATACATTTTTAGCATTTTCTGAAGCATTCAATCGCTCACTTTAA
- a CDS encoding histidine triad nucleotide-binding protein has product MSQKTIFEKILQGEIPCKPIYEDEYTLAFNDISPQAPVHVLVIPKTKIVNVAQANENDIDQMGRVLFAAKKVAELTGISQSGYRLVFNNGEHGGQTVYYMHCHVLGGRSLSWPPG; this is encoded by the coding sequence ATGAGTCAAAAAACAATTTTTGAAAAAATATTACAAGGAGAAATCCCTTGTAAACCAATTTATGAAGATGAGTATACTTTAGCATTTAATGATATAAGCCCTCAAGCGCCCGTTCATGTTTTGGTTATTCCAAAAACAAAAATAGTGAACGTAGCGCAAGCAAATGAAAATGATATAGATCAAATGGGACGAGTGTTGTTTGCTGCTAAAAAAGTTGCGGAATTAACCGGTATTTCTCAGTCAGGCTATCGGCTTGTTTTTAACAATGGCGAACATGGCGGTCAAACAGTTTATTATATGCACTGTCATGTTTTAGGTGGGAGATCATTATCTTGGCCGCCAGGATGA